TGGGCGCGTGGCAGGTGCAGCGCATGGTCTGGAAGCAGCAGATCCTGGATGTCATCGACTCGCGCATTTACGCCGACCCGGTGGGTTTACCAGAAAGCCCGGATCCCATTGCCGACAAATACATGCCGGTTCGCTTGGTCGGGCAACTGACTGCGGGTGAGCTGCATGTGCTGATCTCGACCCGCAATCTGGGACCGGGTTATCGCGTCATCGCCCCCTTTGAGACCGCAGATGGCCGCCGTATTCTGGTGGACCGCGGCTTTATCCGAACTGCCGCAAAAGCGCATGAGCGCAACACTGGCAAGGTCGAACTGATCGGTAACCTGCACTGGCCGGATGAGGTCGACAGTTACACGCCACCGGCTGATCTGGATAAGAATATCTGGTATGCACGGGATGTGGATGCCATGGCTGCAGCGTTGGACACTTTACCGATCATGGTGGTTCTGAACGAACACCCGATCAATGGTAGCCATGTTAGACCGCTGCCAATCAACACTGCCTCTATCCCGAACGATCACTTGCAATATGCGGTGACCTGGTTTTCGCTGGCCCTGATCTGGGCCGCGATGACCGCCTACTTCCTGTGGCGCTCACGCGCAAAAACTGAAAGCTGAAGCGATGAAATACATCTCCACCCGTGGGCAGGCGCCCGAGCTGACATTTGAAGAGGCGATGCTGAGTGGGCTGGCCCGTGACGGAGGCCTGTATGTGCCTGCCGAGATCCCACAGATGAGCCATGACGAGATCGCGGCACTGTCTGGGCTTAGCTATGAAGAGACCACGTTCCGAGTGATGCGGCCCTTCCTGGGTGACAGTTTCACCGATCAGGAATTTCGGGACATTATCGCCAAGGCCTATGCCAATTTCGACCATGCCGCGCAGGCGCCACTGAAACAACTGGCGCCGAATCATTTCCTGCTGGAGCTGTTCCACGGCCCGACGCTGGCGTTCAAGGATTTTGCCATGCAGCTGATCGGTCAGCTGTTCCAGACTGCACTGGCCAAACGGGGCGAGCGGGTGACCATTGTCGGGGCGACCTCGGGTGATACCGGATCCGCCGCGATTGAGGCCTTTAAGGGGCTGAGCAATGTGGATGTGTTCATCCTGTACCCGCATGGCCGGGTGTCTGAAGTGCAGCGCCGCCAGATGAGCACGCCGCCTGAGTCTAACGTGCATGCGCTGGCGCTGGATGGAGATTTTGACGATTGTCAGGCCCGCGTCAAAGACATGTTCAACGATTTCGATTTTCGCGATGGCGTGAAACTGGCTGGAGTCAACTCGATCAACATCGCCCGGGTTTTGGCGCAGGTGGTTTACTACTTCTCGTCCGCTGTGTCGCTGGGCGCGCCGCATCGCAAGGTGAGCTTTACCGTGCCAACGGGGAACTTTGGCGACATCTTTGCCGGTTACATTGCGCAGCAAATGGGCCTGCCAATCGATCAGCTGGTGGTCGCCACCAATCAGAATGACATCCTGCATCGCTGTCTGGACGGCAAAGGCTATTACAAAGGCGAAACCATCCCGTCGATCTCGCCCTCGATGGATATTCAGGTATCGTCGAATTTTGAGCGCGCCTTGTATTTTGCCTATGGCCGCGACAGCAGTGCCGTGGCGCAGTTGATGGACGAACTGGCGTCGGGCGGCTTTGATGTCTCGCAGGGGGCACAGCAAGCGCTCGGCGAGACCTATAACTCGGGGCGCTGTTCCGAGGACGAAACGCTGGCCACCATCAAGAGCCAACTGACGGCCAGTGGTGACCTGCTGTGTCCGCATGGGGCAGTCGGGGTCAAAGTGGCCGAGGAGCACCGCAACCCAAGTGTGCCCATGGTGACGCTGGCCACTGCGCATCCGGCCAAATTCCCAGCTGCGGTGAAAGATGCCTGTGGCATTCATCCGCCTCTTCCCACACAGATGTCAGATCTGTATGACAGACCGGAACGGGTGACCCGGATCGCCAACGACCTAACGACTCTCGAAGAGCACATTAGAAAGAACATCTGAAATTGACTGTTCAACAAGACCAGCTGGCCAACGGCTTTCGTATCGTTTCTGAAAATATGCCAGGGCTGCAATCGGCGTCCATTGGTATTTGGGTAACCGCAGGGGGACGTCATGAGCGGCTTGAGCAAAATGGCATTGCCCATTTTCTTGAGCACATGGCGTTCAAGGGCACGGCCACGCGGTCTGCATTGCAAATCGCCGAGGCGATCGAGGACGTTGGCGGCTATATCAATGCCTATACCAGCCGCGAAGTGACGGCCTA
This portion of the Parasedimentitalea marina genome encodes:
- a CDS encoding SURF1 family protein, encoding MRHLIFLLVIGLAGLAVLLSLGAWQVQRMVWKQQILDVIDSRIYADPVGLPESPDPIADKYMPVRLVGQLTAGELHVLISTRNLGPGYRVIAPFETADGRRILVDRGFIRTAAKAHERNTGKVELIGNLHWPDEVDSYTPPADLDKNIWYARDVDAMAAALDTLPIMVVLNEHPINGSHVRPLPINTASIPNDHLQYAVTWFSLALIWAAMTAYFLWRSRAKTES
- the thrC gene encoding threonine synthase — protein: MKYISTRGQAPELTFEEAMLSGLARDGGLYVPAEIPQMSHDEIAALSGLSYEETTFRVMRPFLGDSFTDQEFRDIIAKAYANFDHAAQAPLKQLAPNHFLLELFHGPTLAFKDFAMQLIGQLFQTALAKRGERVTIVGATSGDTGSAAIEAFKGLSNVDVFILYPHGRVSEVQRRQMSTPPESNVHALALDGDFDDCQARVKDMFNDFDFRDGVKLAGVNSINIARVLAQVVYYFSSAVSLGAPHRKVSFTVPTGNFGDIFAGYIAQQMGLPIDQLVVATNQNDILHRCLDGKGYYKGETIPSISPSMDIQVSSNFERALYFAYGRDSSAVAQLMDELASGGFDVSQGAQQALGETYNSGRCSEDETLATIKSQLTASGDLLCPHGAVGVKVAEEHRNPSVPMVTLATAHPAKFPAAVKDACGIHPPLPTQMSDLYDRPERVTRIANDLTTLEEHIRKNI